The Argentina anserina chromosome 5, drPotAnse1.1, whole genome shotgun sequence genome includes the window GCCTCATCTAGGAAACGATACGTCTAGAAGACCTGAATCACCCAGAGATGGATATACCGCATCTAATAACTCAAAAAACGGTTCTGATATAGAACCCCGACAGAAAACTCCTGGCGAAATTCTAGCCAGCCAGTAGGTGTTTATTATTGATGGTATGACCTTGAGCAAGTCATAAAATTCTTGGAAATAATCGGAAAATAAAGGGAGGAAGTAAAAGTGGCTAGAGCTGCAGCCGTCGTCCATGAACAAGACAACCCACGTCAAAAGAAAGGTAAACATGTGTTGGATGCAGTATATGTCATACTCTACTCGCGGTGTCTGAAAGAATTTGAGTTAAAACCAAGCTATGAAGAGCTGGAGGAAAAAGTGCAGCGGATGTAGGAGATGAAAGCAAGATTGGAGCAATGATATGGACTGGACTAATGAGCCTTCGTGGGATGAATAATGTAGTAGTTGGAGAGCAACTGATGGAACAAGTGCAACACACATTGGCTAGCTCTCAGTTCATCTCTTCATCCAGATATTCTCACCAAACCTTATATACCTCCTGCATCGCGATCTATTATCAAGGAGAACTGCTGGCTTAAAAAGCTGGGATCAAAGACCATCAAGTTGAAGCCTGCCAAAATCAGATTTATGCAAAGAAAGTATGGTTGTGCCAAGCGTAATTTACATGCTCTCAACAACATTGTTATTAGCCAAGAACAATTGGCGAAAACATCATAAGAGCTACAATTGGTCATGGAAACTAACAATGTGAGACCAATTGTTCTGCAAAAGCTCTGCAAACGTCATTAATTCTCCTTGAGACGCCACCAAAGGACACTCATACAACATGAGAAATATTGGGGGGACATTTATTTCGATAGCACTCCGGAAGAAGAACCGTCGGTGGCGTTATTGGCCAGGCAGTTCGCAGAAAATGCTGAAGATGACGATCTCTTAGATGAATCAAGATTGGATTTGGAAGATGGGCTGGAGGACCTGGATGATCTAGATGGCTTGGATTgcaacatggtgtttgtttttCCAGCGAAATGTGGTGCAGACACCAATGTAGGCTTGCCCAGTGATTGAGATCAATAGACAAGTTGAACATGAGCTAGACTTCGAGAAAGAAGAACTGGAGGACCTGAGAAAGTCAATGGACTCTCGATGGTCTAGATGTTTATGCTATATAGAAATCTGCTTCCTTTTCTTAGTTATAGAAGTCTCCATTTCCCTCACCACATCTTTTGCTTCAGTCATCGCATTAAGGGAAATTGTTCGTTGCAAACAATTTAAATTTAGTAAGAATTCAACAGTACATGGCAAATTTAAAGGAATGCGAAACATTTGCATACCTTGGTGTTCCTTGCAGCTTTAGCTTTCAAACGCTTGGGGGTTTGGCTTGTGCTTGCTTTTCCCTTGGTGATCACATTTAGGAAGGCCTGTCATGTGCATGAGTGAACAGAGAAGACCTGTCTACAGAGAGACCGCGAAAAGCTTCCTCTGGCTCTACCACAACGATGGGCCCGTAAAGGTTCTTCCACCAATGAACATACTCCTTCGAAGCAGCAAGAGCATGCactattttgtttgtttgaagCATCTCAACTAGGTATGCACCATCCAGGGCTCGAAGGGATCCATTTCTCTCTCTTGATCCACAAAATGCAAGGATGTGCACATCGAGCAAAATAGGTCATGAATCTTCTTTCAGGGGGAGATGCACATTTTTCTTAAGGCCGAACTGGCTGACGAAATGTTTAGGAGTATACAACTTAAAGCCAGGCTCCTGTTTCGGCAGGTGAAGCTATAAGCAGCCTCTTCGTTCCCTTTGACATGGAAGAAGCCATTTCGAGTCGATAAAGGGTAGGTCCTCGCAAGTAGTATGGATACCCTCTCAAAGAACTCTTTCCTATCCGGGCTTAAGAAATATTTGAGACAGTCAAGATAAGAGTTCATGACTGAGTCCTATTCTGCGCATAGGCTAATCCTAAAGGCTTGTCGTCCACGAGGATATGAACAACATAGAACTTGGGAAAATAAAACTGTAGCCATAGGCTTAAGATCCAAATTGGGCTGCCAACCCCAGGCATGTCCAATCACCGGTAGACCAGTTGATGCAGACCACGATACAAAATAACAAGCATTGGCTGGGCAATTGAGGTAATGGGTTTGTTGTATAAAGCCACTGCCAACCCGTTGAGACCCTTTAATGGGTTGTTCCCAGAGATGCAAATCATGTACTTCATTAGTCATAGTTTTAAGAAGACAATTCCCCTAGCGCTAGTTGTGTTGTACATGTAATGTGCAACCCAGGCGAAGTAGCTAGATGGAAAGGGATGTGCAGGGAGTGGCATATGTTGAAAATCAAGGCCAATGTTTTTGAAGGTATAATCGCTAGGTTGAAAAAGTTGCTCCACACACCCTCAGGCCAAGCAACATAATCATATCGAGAAGAGTGACACTTACCTGGCCAAAGGGGAAGTTGAAGGTGTTCATCGAACAATCTCAAAAGCAGGCCGTTGCCACTGCCAATGGGAAATTGGTTCGTTTGTTGAGAGAAAAACAGATCTCCAGGGCATCAGAAATCTCAGCTTGGTTCCAGATATGATGATCACGAGTTTTCCTTGCATGATACCATTCTATTTCAGCCAAGGTCGGAACCAACCCATTTTCCAAGTCACGTAGGGTTGTGGGTCAAAGATCAGTCTTTAAGTGCAGCACCTTCGGTGGGTAGTAGGGCGAAGAAAGGGGGACAGTGAGTAGCATGTTGATAAAATGCTGACAGCTCTTTTGGAGCATTTCTTATAAATGGCCCCAGACTACACAAACCATCTTCGTAGAGTTCCAGGTGCGATTTTCGATCATGACCGCTTGTCTGAAGGTATTCATTGTCGCCTTCAACAAGGAGGATTTTGAAGTCATCAATTGTTTCCTCAAAGGGGACAAGGATTTTCTCTTGGTTAGCCATAGTAGTGGTTTTATCGAAGTTCGGAGATTGAAGAAATTTTTGAATTAGGTTGCTGAGAGAAaattttgggatttttttATCACAACATAAAATGTTGGGGTTTTATAATAAACGAAAGGGTTTATCGAAATGATAAAACCTTACTTTTTCGCGAACTTGTTTGAATTGGTTTGTGTGAGGGAAATGAAGAGACGACTTTGTTTGCTTACGTCATAGTCGAAAGTTTCGTCAATCAGATCAATTTGCATGAGGGGTCAAACATTTTCAATCATAACAGTCACATACCTTCGCCTGATTTCGAGGCTTGGGGGGCAATGTTTGAGCCCAATTTAACAAAAGGTTTTAAGTGATTTAGCCCAAAGACCGATACATGCAGCCCaaactatatttattatttttattttacaggATCCACAGAATCCTACTTGCATAAGGAAGTTGTTCGCTAAGATTACAAGTAATCATGAGCTGTCAAAGTCGGCAAGGAAGTGAGATTCCTTGTTGTAATCAGAATCAAACCCTCTACTGGAGGAAATCTATAATCCTTGAAGACGAAAAAATCACCAAAACCGCTAAAGACCTCACTTCCTTAGCAACAATATTCGAGACGCTAAAGACCTCATTTCCTTAGCAAGATTCACCAAATTTATCTATTAAAGCTCTACTTACTCACAACGCAGTGGTTTAGTAACAATATCGACTCATAGTGAGACGTGAAAGAAGGCTTGAACATACCAGATAACCTACACGTCAGACGAAACGAAGGAAAGTCCTCAACCTTCGTCACATTCGCCAACATTAAAAGTCAAGACAGGGCAATCAAAATCAACACACCTATGCACACATCACGCTCCAAATAGAAAACGTTCACCAATCCCAAACTCATTCATCAGAGCAAATATATTGGCAGCACGAACAGTTATGGCGCTAGAGAGAGATAGAAGATAAAAAAGTTACACAAAAGTTCGTTACACGTGCAGAGGCGGCCGTTGGCGGTTTCAGTTTCTTCTACTACCTCAAACCCACATCCACACCCGGCGAACCTAGCCCGTCCAGACCCCACTCAATAGTCACTACctcccctcttttttttttaattttttctctCCAAAAACATTAATTAAATTTGGCTTCTTTTTCTGGCACTATATATGCACACCCCATTATTATATACAATGCTCCCCCGCACCGGCGAGCATAACCAGTAACCAAAAGAGAGAGCGAGACAGAGAATCCAAcagggaggaggaagaagaagaagaagtagaaCAAGTAGAGCTGGGGCACTCCACGCCTTATTCACGCCAAAATCGTAAGCTATTGTTTACTTTCTTGTCTTGTCTTTGCTTTTTATGTTTAGTGTCTCTTCTGTTTTGCTTCTTCTGTTGCTTAGTTTACTcatttgttttgattgaagGTGAGAGAAAAAATGGGAAGGAGTTAATATTGAAATGGAATGGTGGATGGATCTCTTGTTTTTGTGTTAAATTGAGGTTCTTTGTGTTGGGATTTACTGCTGCAttaatcttttttctttgattaCAGTCTGTCATGTGGATAATACCTTTTCCAATTGCTTATCTGtttcctgttttttttttttttagaaccaGAGATCTGATTTGGGTAAGTGAAGATGGGATTGGATTCATGCATGAAGGTTTCTGTTTTGGATCAAAGTTTGGTATTTTAACTTGATATGGATGAGTTGGAAGACTTTATAGTGTAGATTGTTTTTATCTACGATGCATTGTTGCATGTGAATTTTTTTGCTGTTTGATTTGATGTATAGAGTGAGGTGTTGATAGACCcaatatcgagatatatcaaTGGAaagttttctgtttttgttatGAATTGTATGCTCTGTGTAATGGGTGTTCATGGTTTCTTGATTTGAACCCTGTTTGTTGCTCTGGGATTATGTGATTTATTGATTGAATTCAAGGTTCAAAGATTGGGATTTATTTTGGGGGCTTTGATGAAGGTGTTTATGTCATTTTGTTCTCtgaattatttttgtgttgatGGATAACAATGGAAAGGTTTCTTTTGCGGCAGCTCAATTCAACAGCATGTTGGAGGGTCCTTCATATCTTGTTTCGAGGCAGCTTCCGAGCTCGTGTGAGCAAGAGAGTCAGTGGATGTACAACACTCAACGGGTTCTTGAATTGTCCAACAGTAAGCGGCCACTTGAAGATGGGGAAGAGGTGGCATTGAGGAAGGCATGCAAGCATGCAGATACTGTTGATCGAGTGGAAGCAGTGATGGATAATCTTGCCCTTTCCCATGCCAAATCTGACCAGTCAAACGACCAGAATTTTGCTCATTCTCATGTCAACTGTGACCAGCCAAACAATCAGAATCTTGATCAATACCATGCCCAATCTGACCAGCCAAATTACCAGAGTATTGCTCCTTCCCATGCCAACTGTGACCAGCCAAATGACCAGGATCAAGACAGTAACAACTACGATCCCAATTCATTGTTTCACCAACTTGGAAGGGATGTCTCTATAAACTGTCTCCTTCGTTGTTCAAGGGCTGATTACGGATCAGTTGCCATGTTGTGTAGGAGTTTCCGCTCTCTAATACGAAGTGGAGAACTATACACTCTGAGGCGAAGAATGGGTATTGTAGAACATTGGGCTTACTTCTCTTGTGCTCTCTCTGAATGGTGGGCATTTAATCCAGATCGCGGACGTTGGATGCCTTTGCCTAAAATGGAAATAAATGGATGTTTCATGTGTTCAGATAAGGAGTCTATAGCCGTTGGCACCGAACTTCTTGTATTTGGAAAGGACTATATGTCCCATGTGGTTTACAAATACAGCCTTTTGACACACAGGTGGTCATCCGGCCAATTGATGAATACACCTAGGTGCTTGTTTGCTTCTGCTAGCAATGGGGAAATTGCTATTCTAGCTGGCGGTTGTAATCCACGTGGCGATATCTTGAACACTGCTGAGCTTTACAATTCAGAAACTGGAACTTGGTTGACTCTTCCAAGCATGAATAAGCCTAGAAAAATGTCTTCTGGGGTGTTTATGGATGGCAAGTTTTATGTCATAGGCGGGATTGGAGTGGGAAGCTCAAATGCACTTGGCTGTGGGGAGATTTATGATTTGGAGAGGGGGACTTGGACTGAGATACCTAACATGCACCCTAGAAAAAGTGGAGGGGATGGAGCAACTGATATGCCTGCTACAGCTGAGGCACCTCCTCTGCTTGCAGTTGTAAATAACATACTGTATGCTGCAGATTATGCAGAACAGGAGGTGAGAAAATATGATAAGGAGAGGAATGTGTGGGTTATCATTGGGAGATTGCCTGAGCGGACATCCTCAATGAATGGTTGGGGAGTAGCATTTCGGGCGTGTGGTAATCGGTTAATTGTAATTGGTGGACCTAGGGGTTCCACCGTAGGGCAAATTGAAATCAACTCTTGGGTGCCCGATGAAGGTCCGCCGCAGTGGAACCTGCTTGCTGTAAAGGATCCAGGAGGCTTTGTCTATAATTGTGCAGTGATGGGATGCTGAAGTGTCCGCTTTCCGTGACACCATGTGCTGGCTGGACGGGTGGATTTACAGTTTTCGCCTTTCAAGTTGGGTTCCAGTTTCTGGGTAATTTCTGCTCTCAAAATGAGACAATTCAGGTTAATCTAGAGTCATAGATACATTTACAGAAAAGAGGCCTGGAGAGTTAGTTTCCTTTTTCAAAAGTTTCTTAAGTTTACCTTTAGTGTGTTGCATCtcttttatttacatctttgtTACTTTGAGAGCTTTTCAAAGGTTGTATCATGTAGAAGCATCAAAAATGAATAAGCTGAAGTACTGGTACATTTGTAGGTTGTGATGTCCATTTCATAATTCCATCAAAACATTGCAGAATTATGTAATGGTTCATTCTtccttcatttccttgatttatcaatTTAATATAACTCTGAGTTCTCTTTTCCCCTCCCAAATAGGAGGAAAATTAACCTGTCTAGGTTTctattataaatgtataattGATTGTAGGAAGCTCGTATATGCACTTCTGTGTTGCTTAGCTGGTTTTACAGAGTCTGAATGGACCACAAATTAATTTAGGTGATTGATTACTTTTATGATCTGGCTGAGGAGTGAACTTTGAATTTTCCCTGTACTTCTTCTTATGTACATGATATTCAATCTTTTATCTCCTATCTGAAGTATAAAGATTCAGAACACAAACCTTCTCTGCTTTGTGCGGCTTTGACTCTCTTTACCTTTTGTAAGTTAAATTGTAAATGTGGTATTTCAGAGAATGTAAAACAGGAACTGCATGGTGAATAGAATTTCCAATTGGTTCTGCAGCTACCCTCAGATCAAGTTGGAGATGGGAATATTGATTAAGTTGGATCAGGTTTTCCTCTTTCCTGTCTACATAATTTCCTGAATGAAGTGTAAAATCTTGAGTGAACTCCTATGACCGGTCGCACTTAGTTTCACCTTATTGCTTCTTTGGTAAAATATTGATTAATTGCCCACCAGAGCAGGGTTGTTTTTTGTAATCGTAGAACATAAATCTCATAAACAGTAAGACAGTATGCACTACATTGccagaaaatcaaaaagattGTACATATGCAAATCACTAGTACAAAAACTGCTTGCTCAGGAGTTGTGCAATTTTCATTTACTTGCgtatcaaaaataaaaattttcatttacttgaaTGTGTCCAGGAATGCTATAAATCTCTACATTATAAGCGTAAATACATCCATTTACTTCCCACTGTTTTCTGCTATGACATTTGTCGCCTGTAAGTAGGAAACAGATACTTGGCTGTAGGATGCTGCATGAGGGAAGAGGCAATAGGGGaattgttatttttatttcatgGGAAGTTATTTTCTTCTATGACAGTTGTTTCTCAGAGAACTGCATGTATAGAAAACTTGGCTTCTGGTTAGGAATGTATGCAATTAGAAAGAGGAAAGGAAATGAGGAATGAGCTGGTCTGTTTTTACATGGAAAATCCATTGAGCTTTAAATTCTGTTTCTGCATATGCATTAGTTAATCTTTCTGGCTTATTGTTGGGATTTTTAAGccagcagaagaagaagaagtgggcatgtatatatatttaaacctTTGGAACAAACTATTCTGGCAGCCTTGGAAATACTTTAATCTGGGATTTCAGGTCCCTGTGGgtataaatgtaaaagtacAAGTCTGCAATCATTCAGACCTCTAAATATTCTTCTCCCTTTTCTATAATTGATTCCTTTGCTTTTATCTCACTTTTCTATTTGGGTAAGTTATAAACCACATGGTCATATTCTTCTTTTTACTGTGCCCCATGTTTACTATCCTAGAAAAAGAAAGTACTTAGTTCCCCCTGGGTACTCTGCTCCATAGTGTACTTTCACCTGCAAAGACAAAATGAAATTAGATCTTTGTGGGAGGAGAAGAGCCAATCCCATAAATCCATTGAAGTGTTTGCAGAGGTCACATGGGCTCTGCTATGCCTTATTAACCCAGACTCTATTGCTTCCATCTTCGATATGGGCTCTGCAGAACCCTACTGACTCCTCTCTCTGCGTCTGTTTCTTCTTTGACTCTTTTCTCAAACTCTGCCTCTGCTGGTGTGAAagttttggaatttaaagATGGCAAAATT containing:
- the LOC126793885 gene encoding F-box/kelch-repeat protein At1g74510-like, with product MLEGPSYLVSRQLPSSCEQESQWMYNTQRVLELSNSKRPLEDGEEVALRKACKHADTVDRVEAVMDNLALSHAKSDQSNDQNFAHSHVNCDQPNNQNLDQYHAQSDQPNYQSIAPSHANCDQPNDQDQDSNNYDPNSLFHQLGRDVSINCLLRCSRADYGSVAMLCRSFRSLIRSGELYTLRRRMGIVEHWAYFSCALSEWWAFNPDRGRWMPLPKMEINGCFMCSDKESIAVGTELLVFGKDYMSHVVYKYSLLTHRWSSGQLMNTPRCLFASASNGEIAILAGGCNPRGDILNTAELYNSETGTWLTLPSMNKPRKMSSGVFMDGKFYVIGGIGVGSSNALGCGEIYDLERGTWTEIPNMHPRKSGGDGATDMPATAEAPPLLAVVNNILYAADYAEQEVRKYDKERNVWVIIGRLPERTSSMNGWGVAFRACGNRLIVIGGPRGSTVGQIEINSWVPDEGPPQWNLLAVKDPGGFVYNCAVMGC